Proteins encoded by one window of Salmonirosea aquatica:
- a CDS encoding RagB/SusD family nutrient uptake outer membrane protein — translation MKRYNFKKTAKILLCGFVLLGPTACKDFLEEQDPANLTPESFYTIPDHAEAAIAAAYAEMRFYGDGSGIFSSNWQMLEAVTGTSTTETAQNSDLNNLYSLSYDGNTQHPINFWNGLYRVIANANLVLEKVPPITPMPEAQKTKILGEARFLRAWSYFYLVRLWGDVPIITMPQTASSENFYPARAPQEEVYQLIVDDLKVAEAAGLPWMDVTGRANLAAAKSLLAKVYLTMAGFPLSKGATHYKLAADKAKEVIDYANANPTTINLFPNYKDVHNETLKNRLEHIFMIQYNSTVAGNPMDNFYPNFKPVTYSGPGGTGSSVPTRSFYDSYETGDRRTKDQEGWFYTTYFTNGNGARFDLGAPYVFKHFNFIANGTEGLAGTRNNNLNVPLIRYAEVLLIFAEAQNEVTGPTQEAYDAYKRIRDRATLTTPALGTFDKASFREAVWRERWYELAYEGKTWFDMVRLRKVFNEKTKKFDDFVGHVNLNTNVPLAEKHLLFPLGIQEMLNNPNLKPQNPGYN, via the coding sequence ATGAAACGATATAATTTTAAGAAAACAGCGAAAATACTCCTGTGCGGATTTGTGCTGCTGGGGCCGACAGCCTGCAAGGACTTTCTGGAAGAGCAAGATCCGGCTAACCTGACTCCCGAGAGTTTCTATACCATTCCTGACCACGCCGAAGCCGCCATCGCAGCCGCCTACGCCGAAATGCGTTTCTACGGCGATGGCTCCGGGATTTTCTCGTCCAACTGGCAGATGCTAGAAGCTGTAACGGGTACTTCCACGACCGAAACCGCCCAGAATTCGGACTTGAACAACCTGTATTCGCTCTCGTACGACGGTAACACGCAGCACCCGATCAATTTCTGGAATGGCCTGTACCGGGTGATCGCCAACGCCAACCTGGTGCTGGAAAAGGTACCCCCTATCACCCCCATGCCCGAAGCACAGAAAACCAAAATTCTGGGGGAAGCCCGCTTCCTCCGCGCCTGGTCGTATTTCTACCTGGTACGGTTGTGGGGTGATGTACCCATCATCACCATGCCACAAACGGCTTCTTCCGAGAACTTCTATCCTGCCCGTGCGCCCCAGGAAGAGGTGTATCAGCTTATCGTAGACGACTTGAAAGTAGCCGAGGCAGCTGGCTTACCCTGGATGGACGTAACGGGTCGGGCCAACCTGGCCGCGGCCAAATCGCTACTCGCTAAGGTGTACCTGACGATGGCCGGATTCCCATTGAGCAAGGGGGCTACCCATTACAAGTTAGCTGCCGATAAGGCCAAGGAAGTGATCGACTACGCCAATGCCAACCCGACCACGATCAACCTGTTCCCGAATTATAAGGATGTACACAACGAAACCCTCAAAAACCGGCTGGAGCATATTTTCATGATTCAGTACAACTCCACGGTTGCGGGTAATCCGATGGACAACTTCTACCCTAACTTTAAGCCCGTCACCTATTCGGGCCCGGGAGGTACGGGTAGTTCGGTACCTACACGGTCGTTCTATGATTCGTATGAAACGGGCGACCGCCGCACCAAGGATCAGGAGGGATGGTTTTATACCACCTACTTCACCAATGGCAACGGCGCGCGCTTCGACCTGGGTGCTCCCTATGTCTTCAAGCACTTCAACTTCATTGCCAATGGCACCGAAGGCCTGGCTGGTACCCGGAATAACAATCTCAATGTACCCCTTATCCGTTACGCCGAGGTGCTATTGATTTTTGCCGAAGCCCAAAACGAGGTGACGGGCCCCACCCAGGAAGCTTATGATGCCTACAAGCGTATTCGCGACCGCGCTACTCTGACCACTCCCGCTCTGGGTACCTTCGACAAGGCATCTTTCCGGGAAGCGGTTTGGCGCGAGCGCTGGTACGAACTGGCCTACGAAGGCAAAACCTGGTTCGACATGGTGCGCCTGCGCAAGGTATTCAATGAAAAAACCAAAAAGTTTGACGATTTTGTGGGTCACGTAAACCTGAACACGAATGTACCCCTGGCCGAGAAACACCTGTTGTTCCCGCTGGGCATTCAGGAGATGCTCAATAATCCGAATCTGAAGCCGCAGAACCCTGGCTACAACTAA